One genomic region from Quercus robur chromosome 4, dhQueRobu3.1, whole genome shotgun sequence encodes:
- the LOC126722495 gene encoding putative receptor-like protein kinase At3g47110 encodes MRTFILLWCFGLFLTSVVGGNNETDRLALLEFKSKISDDPLGVMSSWNDSIHFCQWKGVSCGRRHQRVIVLDLHSQKLVGSISPNVGNLSFLWKLNLENNSFYNEISPEIGRLHRLQVLLLNNNTISGTIPSNFSSCANLRVFHVGVNSLVGEIPTKLGTLSKLKIFAIHKNSLTGIIPHSFGNLSSLEGFSAAYNNLSGSIPDSFGQLTKLKIFAAGSNRLSGTIPPLFFNISSITEIDVAVNQIQGHLPSDIGITLPNLETFTISNNQFIGSIPISISSASNLHILNLAENKLTGKVPSLEKLNRVRLFSVAENQLGNGGANDLSFLCSLSNATSLRDLEINTNNFGGELPKCIGNISTSLTLFYLNNNKISGNIPSVIGNLINLEDIEMWNNTFLGNIPSILGNLQKLQFLDLSQNNFIGNIPSSLGNLTNLLELYLGDNNLQGSIPSSLSQCQNLITFHLLHNNLSGIISSKVVGLSFSLNSLDLSGNQFTGVLPMEIGNLKNLEHLDISENMLSGKIPTSLASCVKLEFLAMRRNFFQGLFNATDGFSSSNLIGVGSFGSVYKGILVQYKHTVAIKVLNLGCHGASKSFKAECEALRNIRHRNLVKVLTVCSGFDHQGHDFKALAYNFMGNGNLDEWLHPTPRKINEALEKQRKLSLLQRLNIAIDVASALDYLHHHCETPIVHCDLKPSNVLLDDEMIGHVSDFGLARILHDIVHDSSTNQSSSIGVKGTIECLYQIF; translated from the exons ATGCGCACATTTATTCTTCTCTGGTGCTTTGGCCTGTTTCTCACCTCTGTGGTTGGCGGGAATAATGAGACGGACCGGTTGGCACTGCTTGAATTCAAATCCAAGATTAGTGATGATCCTCTTGGGGTGATGAGCTCTTGGAATGATAGCATCCATTTCTGCCAATGGAAAGGTGTTTCCTGTGGTCGCCGACATCAAAGGGTCATTGTGTTGGACTTGCATTCTCAAAAACTGGTAGGCTCTATATCCCCAAATGTTggaaatttaagttttttgtgGAAGCTAAACCTTGAAAACAATAGCTTTTATAATGAAATTTCTCCAGAAATTGGCCGTTTGCACAGACTACAAGTCTTGCTATTGAACAACAACACAATAAGTGGAACAATTCCTAGCAATTTTTCCAGTTGTGCCAACCTCAGAGTGTTTCATGTGGGAGTTAATAGTCTGGTTGGAGAAATCCCCACAAAGCTTGGCACCTTGTCAAAGCTCAAAATCTTTGCTATTCATAAAAATAGTTTGACAGGAATCATCCCACATTCTTTTGGAAACTTATCATCTCTAGAAGGTTTTTCTGCAGCTTATAATAACTTGAGTGGGAGTATCCCTGATTCTTTTGGCCAACTGACCAAACTTAAAATCTTTGCTGCGGGTTCAAATAGGTTGTCTGGTACAATTCCTCCCTTATTCTTCAATATCTCTTCAATAACAGAGATTGATGTAGCAGTTAACCAAATCCAAGGGCATCTTCCATCGGACATAGGTATCACTCTACCAAATTTAGAAACATTTACCATCAGCAACAACCAGTTTATTGGATCTATCCCTATTTCAATATCTAGTGCCTCGAATTTACATATACTAAATTTGGCCGAGAATAAACTAACTGGAAAAGTTCCTTCTTTAGAGAAGCTAAATAGAGTGAGGTTGTTTTCCGTTGCTGAAAACCAGCTTGGAAATGGAGGAGCAAATGACTTGAGTTTTCTCTGTTCTTTGTCAAATGCTACTAGCCTAAGAGATTTGGAGATAAATACCAACAACTTTGGGGGGGAGTTGCCTAAATGTATTGGCAACATCTCAACTAGTCTTACCCTTTTctatttgaataataataaaatatctggAAATATTCCTAGTGTTATAGGGAATTTGATCAACCTGGAGGATATAGAAATGTGGAATAATACATTTTTAGGTAATATCCCCTCTATACTTGGAAACCTTCAGAAATTACAATTTTTGGATTTATCTCAAAACAATTTCATTGGGAACATTCCATCCTCTCTTGGAAATTTAACAAATTTGTTGGAGTTGTATTTGGGAGACAATAATCTTCAGGGAAGCATCCCTTCAAGTCTAAGTCAATGCCAAAATTTGataacttttcatcttctccaTAACAATCTTAGCGGTATCATATCCTCGAAAGTTGTTGGTCTCTCATTTTCACTAAATAGCCTTGACTTGTCTGGCAACCAATTCACTGGTGTCCTTCCCATGGAAAtaggaaatttgaaaaatttagaACATTTGGATATTTCTGAAAATATGTTGTCTGGTAAAATACCGACAAGTCTTGCAAGCTGTGTAAAGCTAGAATTTCTAGCCATGAGAAGAAACTTTTTCCAAgg TCTCTTTAATGCTACTGATGGATTCTCTTCTTCTAATTTAATTGGTGTGGGTAGTTTCGGGTCAGTGTATAAAGGTATTCTTGTTCAGTATAAACATACTGTTGCTATCAAGGTGCTGAACTTAGGGTGCCATGGAGCTTCCAAAAGTTTCAAAGCCGAGTGTGAGGCTCTAAGAAACATTAGACACCGAAATCTTGTAAAGGTGCTCACAGTATGTTCAGGTTTTGACCATCAAGGTCATGATTTTAAGGCATTGGCATACAACTTCATGGGAAATGGCAATCTAGATGAGTGGTTACATCCAACTCCAAGAAAAATTAATGAGGCACTTGAGAAACAAAGGAAGTTGAGTCTTCTTCAAAGATTGAATATTGCCATTGATGTTGCTAGTGCATTGGattatcttcatcatcattgtGAAACACCAATTGTTCATTGTGACCTCAAGCCTAGCAATGTTCTTCTTGATGATGAAATGATTGGACATGTAAGTGACTTCGGGTTGGCAAGAATCCTTCATGATATCGTCCACGATTCTTCTACCAATCAATCAAGCTCCATTGGGGTTAAAGGAACG ATAGAATGCTTATATCAAATTTTCTaa
- the LOC126723522 gene encoding probable LRR receptor-like serine/threonine-protein kinase At3g47570: MKVCLLQYMLHATAEYGMGNKVSIYGDVYSYGILLLEMFTGKKPIDNSFHDGLNLHDFVKANLPERIFDIIDPILLPKRQEGGRRTNDTCNENRNGSLKIQECLILILGIGIACSKEYPRERMNISAVVVELHSIRQNLLRTCIRQVHKTDD; this comes from the exons ATGAAAGTATGTTTACTACAATATATGTTACATGCAACTGCAGAATATGGTATGGGAAACAAGGTGTCAATATACGGTGATGTTTATAGTTATGGCATATTATTATTAGAGATGTTTACAGGAAAAAAGCCTATCGATAACAGTTTCCACGATGGCTTAAATCTTCATGACTTTGTCAAAGCAAATTTGCCAGAACGAATATTTGATATTATAGATCCTATTCTTCTCCCAAAAAGACAAGAGGGAGGGAGAAGGACGAATGACACATGCAATGAGAATCGAAATGGGAGTCTAAAAATTCAAGAATGCTTGATTTTGATACTTGGAATTGGAATTGCTTGCTCCAAAGAATATCCAAGAGAAAGGATGAACATCAGTGCTGTTGTAGTCGAGTTGCATTCAATTCGGCAAAACCTTCTTAGAACCTGTATACGAcag GTTCACAAGACCGATGATTAA